From Saprospiraceae bacterium, one genomic window encodes:
- a CDS encoding GIY-YIG nuclease family protein, producing MSFIVYIIHSVKLDKFYIGTTDDFNKRLEEHNHLKYPNSFTAKGIPWSLYLTILCKTSGQAYKLEKYIKSRKSSVFIRKLKSDERLLSNLISRLT from the coding sequence ATGTCATTTATCGTTTATATTATTCATTCAGTCAAATTAGATAAATTCTACATTGGCACGACTGATGACTTCAATAAAAGATTAGAAGAGCATAATCATTTAAAATATCCTAACAGTTTCACGGCCAAAGGTATCCCATGGAGTTTATACCTAACAATACTTTGCAAAACCTCAGGACAAGCCTACAAATTGGAAAAGTATATTAAATCCAGAAAATCTTCTGTTTTTATCAGAAAGTTAAAGTCAGATGAGCGGTTACTTTCAAATTTAATTTCTAGATTAACTTGA
- a CDS encoding GIY-YIG nuclease family protein — MSFIVYIIHSVKLDKFYIGTTDDFNKRLEEHNHLKYPNSFTAKGIPWSLYLTILCKTSGQAYKLEKYIKSRKSSVFIKKLRSDESLLSNLISKLT; from the coding sequence ATGTCATTTATCGTTTATATTATTCATTCAGTCAAATTAGATAAATTCTACATTGGCACGACTGATGACTTCAATAAAAGATTAGAAGAGCATAATCATTTAAAATATCCTAACAGTTTCACTGCCAAAGGTATCCCATGGAGTTTATACCTAACAATACTTTGCAAAACCTCAGGACAAGCCTACAAATTGGAAAAGTATATTAAATCCAGAAAATCTTCTGTTTTTATCAAAAAGCTAAGGTCAGATGAAAGCTTACTTTCTAATTTAATTTCTAAATTAACTTGA